TATCTGGCCGTGCAGATCGTCGACGGCTATCTGATCGTGCCGATGGTGGCGAAGCGTGCCACCGACCTTGCCCCGGCGCTGGTGCTGGCAGCGCAGATATTGTTCGGTGCGCTGTTCGGGATCATGGGGCTGTTCCTGGCCGATCCCATCGTCGCCATGATCAAGGTCTGGCTGGAGGAACGCGCCAAGGCGCTGGAAGCCAAGGCGGAGAGCGCCGCCGCCGTTGCGGTCACGGCCTAGAAACTCTCGCACTCCTGCGAAGGCGGGAGTTCCCAAAGAAAAAGGGCCGGGAAAACCCGACCCTCTCTATCTTTTCGACTATAAGTCCGGGATCAGTGCCCCGACGGCATCGCGCCCTGCTGCTGCATCATCTGCTGCATCCGCATGATATCCGCCTTGGACTTGAAATCATGCAGCTGGACGTCGAACACCAGCACGGAGTTGGCCGGGATCGGACCCGCCGCCTGATCGCCATAACCAAGCTGCGGCGGAATCCACAGGCGGTATTTGCCGCCCTTCTTCATCTTCTGCAGGCCTTCGGAGAAGCCCGGCACCACGCCGTCGACCGGCATGGCGGTCTGCGGATTCTCATCGAACACCGTGCCGTCGAGCAGCGTGCCCTTATATCCGACCAGCGCCACGTCGGCGGGCGTCGGGCTGGGGCCGGCGCCTTCTTCCAGCACCTTGTACTGCAGACCCGATTCGGTCGTCACAACGCCCGCCTCATGCGCATTGCGCGTCAGGAAGGTGGCGGGCGACGGCTCGACGCCGCGCTGCCCGGCCCAGGCCAGACCGCCTGCGGCCAGCGCAACCGCGGCAACACCGATCCAGAGGCGCGTCAGCGACCCCTTGGCGATAGGACGAAGGGGAACAGCTGTCGTGGACATGAACCTGGGCCTCGCAGTTGGTGCGGGTGTATTTTTTCAGCAGAAGAACGGGACGATCGGGCGACCGTCCCGGTAACGGCGATCCTTAACGGACGCCGTCGCGCTCGGCGCGCTTGCGCTCCAGCTTGCGCGCGCGGCGGACAGCCGCCGCCTTTTCACGGGCGCGCTTCTCGGACGGCTTCTCATAGTGACGGCGCAACTTCATCTCGCGATACACGCCCTCACGCTGCAGCTTCTTCTTGAGCGCGCGCAGGGCCTGGTCGACATTATTGTCGCGAACGATGATTTGCATAAGCCAGTCAAACTCCAGTCGAAAACGGAAGGATCGCCAGGAAACAAAACCCTTCCCGACGGGCCGCCCGAATAAAATAGCGGTGAGTCGCCACAGGTCACCCTGCGCCGTGTGGGGCGCGCCCTACCAGCAGAGTCGCGCAAATTCAACCCAAAAGCCGTGCCTCTCGACTCAGGACGCCGCAAGGCGGATAGTCGTGACCCTGAATAGTGAGGAGGATCCCCATGGCAACCGCTGCCGAGACCCCGCGCATGTCAGCTTCAGAATGGGAAGCACGCCGGCAACTGGCCGCCTGTTACCGCATCTTCGACCATCTGGGCTGGTCGGAACTGATCTACAACCACATCACGCTGCGTGTGCCGGAAGAGGAAAACGCCTTTCTGATCAACCCTTTCGGACTTCTCTACAGTGAGGTGACGGCGTCGAACCTGGTCAAGATCGACATTGACGGCCATGTGCTGGACGGCAGCCCCTATCCGGTCAACCGCGCCGGCTTCACCCAGCACAGCATCTTTCACCGGCACCTTCCCGACGCCCATTGCATCATCCATACCCATACAACGGCGGGCATGGCGGTGAGCGCGACGAAAGAGGGGCTGACGCCGACCAATTTCTACGCCGCCGCCTTCACCGGCCGAATCGCCTATCATGATTTCGAAGGCATCACGATTCGGCCCGAGGAAGGGGAAAGGCTGATCACCCATCTTGGCCAGCGCCGGATCATGATGCTGCGCAACCATGGCACGCTGGTCATGGCGAAAAGCCTGCCGCAGGCCTTCCTGACCCAATGGATGCTGCAACGCGCCTGCGAGATTCAGGTGGCGACCGGGGCGGCCGGCACGCCGGTCGAAATCCCTGAGGCGGTCATCGCCGTGCACCAGCGCGACCTGTCCGGCGTGCAATTGCCCGTCGGCCCCGGCGTTCCCGATTTCGAGGCGATGGTCCGCCGGATCGACCGGATCGATTCGAGCTGGCGCGACTGACGGACACCAAGGTCGACCTTTCACGGGACCGACGCATCGCGCTTGCCCCCGGCCCTATCTTTCCGCATCTTGCAGCATCATGCCCGCCATCCGCCCAGAACGGTCGATCATCCTGTTGCTGCTGGCGTTGCTCGTCGTCGTCCTGGCCGTTGGCAGCACTTATTGGTTCTATACGGTGCAGCAACGGGTCAATATCTGGGTCCAGCATACGCTGCGCGTGGAAAACCAGCTCTCCACCCTGCTTCTGCATGCGCAGGAGGCGGAAAGCAGCCAGCGCGGCTTCATGCTGACGCGCAAAGAATCCTTCCTCGGCCCTTATGAGAGCTTCCGTCGCGAATGGCGGGAGGAACTGGCGACGTTGCGGACCGAAATGCATGACAATCCGGGTCAGATCCAATCGGTTGACGCACTCGAAGCACTGCTCGACGACCGGCTGTTCCTGATGCGCACCGGGATCGAACGCCGCCGGAAGGGGGAAGTGATCGCGCCGGACGATTTCAATGCAGGCATGGTCACCATGACCAAAATCCGCGCGCTGGTGGCAACCATGCGCGCGCGCGAGGCGCAGTTGCTCAAGCGCCGCACCGCCAATGACAATCATCTCAGCCTGATGGTATCGGCCGGCATGGCGATTTCCGCGGTGCTGGTCACGCTGCTCGGCGCGCTGGCGCTGCGCACCGCCTATCGCCGCGTGGCGGAGGCGATGGAAAGCCAGAGGGCGCTGAGCCATGCCAACAAACGGCTGATAGCGGAAGGGCTGGAGCGCGAAGCGGCGGAAGCGCAGCTTCGCCAGATGCAGA
This region of Sphingobium sp. EM0848 genomic DNA includes:
- a CDS encoding FKBP-type peptidyl-prolyl cis-trans isomerase, whose translation is MSTTAVPLRPIAKGSLTRLWIGVAAVALAAGGLAWAGQRGVEPSPATFLTRNAHEAGVVTTESGLQYKVLEEGAGPSPTPADVALVGYKGTLLDGTVFDENPQTAMPVDGVVPGFSEGLQKMKKGGKYRLWIPPQLGYGDQAAGPIPANSVLVFDVQLHDFKSKADIMRMQQMMQQQGAMPSGH
- the rpsU gene encoding 30S ribosomal protein S21 — encoded protein: MQIIVRDNNVDQALRALKKKLQREGVYREMKLRRHYEKPSEKRAREKAAAVRRARKLERKRAERDGVR
- a CDS encoding class II aldolase/adducin family protein, translating into MATAAETPRMSASEWEARRQLAACYRIFDHLGWSELIYNHITLRVPEEENAFLINPFGLLYSEVTASNLVKIDIDGHVLDGSPYPVNRAGFTQHSIFHRHLPDAHCIIHTHTTAGMAVSATKEGLTPTNFYAAAFTGRIAYHDFEGITIRPEEGERLITHLGQRRIMMLRNHGTLVMAKSLPQAFLTQWMLQRACEIQVATGAAGTPVEIPEAVIAVHQRDLSGVQLPVGPGVPDFEAMVRRIDRIDSSWRD